Proteins from one Desulfovibrio desulfuricans genomic window:
- a CDS encoding response regulator, with protein sequence MILQGERYSVILLDLMLPGIPGEEVLRDIRKKGNTPVIILTAKDTIDDKVEFLRGGADDYVTKPFDIKEVTARVEV encoded by the coding sequence GAATGATTTTACAGGGGGAAAGATATTCGGTTATACTTCTTGATTTAATGCTTCCGGGAATTCCGGGGGAAGAAGTACTTAGAGATATTCGAAAGAAAGGAAATACCCCGGTGATCATTCTAACAGCAAAAGATACGATTGATGATAAAGTGGAATTTTTGCGCGGCGGAGCGGATGATTATGTGACAAAGCCGTTTGATATTAAAGAAGTAACTGCCAGAGTGGAAGTGCA